Sequence from the Panicum virgatum strain AP13 chromosome 5N, P.virgatum_v5, whole genome shotgun sequence genome:
TAGGTTCACCAGAAAAATCACAATCCCAATGCCGTAAAATCAACTCTACAGACTTCTTGTATTTACCAATTCCACGGATCCACAAAATTCTGAGTTCCTCATGAGTAAGGTCTATACTAAAAACGAATTCACTTGAGTAGCTTGTAAGGCAGGAGCAAAAGGAAGCTAAAGTACTCGCTTGAATGGGCAGATACGGGATACAAGTCACAGAAGCATCTCTTGATCCAGAATCGACCAACCAGAAATTCATTCATCCTTTCTCCAGTCAAATGGGGCACGGCTTCCTTTGTATGTTACATTCACCATATCTTGTTTTTCAGCCAAAAGAGAATGAAGACTACCCCAATCACGATCGCAACAGGAGCATACTTCCGGATCAAGGCCTAGTATTAGAAATATTGCACGTCAAATAAATGTAACTTTCAAAACACACTTCTAGTTCTGTTACTCCACTAATAATGAACAACACTGGTGAAAATCTGAACAGACACCCATGTTACTTAGGCTGCAACCAGTAAACTAATCCAATGTTAAATAACAGCATGCCACAAATAATTGCAGTAAGAGTAAAATAAGATTAATGCAATACTTCTACACAAACAACCTGATCCATAATGTTATGTCAGGTGCTGTTCAAGAAAAATTCAACAAGCGCTACACTGACAGATGGAGAATGCTCAACTCAGATCAGCAGGCAAGTGTATAAACCATGAATTGTACGCACGCAGCAAATGTTGATTACCTGTCGATTGAGGTCCTTTGCCTTATCTGCGTATATTCTTGTGTCAGATGTCAATCTACTTGACATTTCACTGACCTCTGCACATAATGTAAATTTGTTAAATTGTTATTAATAATAAGCCAACCTTATGTAATGCAATGAAAAAGTGGAAACAAGTAGGAACCACCAGAAAACGGCAGTTCAAAATGCAATAATTCATTCAGTCTAAtaagaaaacaaaaaggaagGCCAATGCCTTTAGAAAGACTAATAAAGGGAACATACtttacaaaaagaaaaagaggcaaAGGTCAATTTAAAGAAAAAGCATCTTGGTTAGACACAAAAGTAAATTTTGGATTCAGGTCACAGACAGCTACCAGTCTAACATGCAACTAATGAAACATTTGCAAGAAATGATAGGGTCCTTACGGTCTAGCTTttcaccaacaccaagaacCTCTTGAACATTGCGGGtcataatttgatgcacctcaTAGAGCTCATCATTCAGTTTTGCAAGGTTCCTTTGAGTTCTTGTATCCAAATACAGTTTCTTAGTCTTCTGGATGAATGTAtctaaacagaaaaaaaaacatgctaTCAAGCAATCTGAAGTAAGAATGAAACAATAATGCTGGCGAGTGAACTCAGGAACCATACCGAACTTGATAAATGCATATGGCCTTGCAGCAGTTTCTATTTGATTGCCATTGACCCTCTCAAATTCATTTTTCAGATCTTCTAGGTACTGGAATGCAAGTTTCTTTGGGTAAGAACGGTCACACATAGTCAGATAACATACTCGGCCTTCAATGATGTAGCTGTACATTTGAATTAAGGGGCACCAGCACCAAGACTTTCCCAAAACACTAGAACTTGATAAACATGATTACCAGGGTGGGTGTCTTTGTATTAAGCTTCACAAACAATAATAAAAAATGAAGTAAAAGCTCCAATAAGTCACTAAAGAGCAAATTGGTTTAGGCAAGTAGCCTTGTTATTATAGCCATTTTTGGAGCAGCTTCAGGGAAATCACATAGATCCCTTTACCATAAGGGGGTCTTTTTAATGTTTAAAGGCAGCAAAATTTCCAGTTCTTTTTACGGATAAATAGGGCATAACTCATCAGAGCTATATAAATGCAATATGCAATGGCTTGATGTGCATCATATAAATCATATGGCTTGCATGGGCATGCAGAAGCAAGCCTAGATCAGGATACAAAGAGGACTATAAATGGCATAAGGATACTGGAAAAAGTAGGCCCCTGTCTCAATTGACATCCGGGAAGCTTCGTGATGCCCTTTTGACAAGTTCTTAAAAATAAGTTTAGCTTGCTGCTTGTAGAAATCAGCATCCTTCTGATCTCGCCCATCATCCAACCCTTCTGCCAGTGGAAGGCCATCAGTGACACGCGCTATCATGGTCAGCTTCACCATTGTGTCAAGAAAGCCAGAACCACTAAAAAAATATAGTAGAAAACCTACAAAGTAAGCTGCAACAAAAAACAGGAGATGGTACTTCAGAAGCAGATCCACTTCAAACAGGAGATGTATTGGTTATGCTCCAATACATCACAAGTCAAATCTCTGGTAATAATGTGTCAGGAACCAACAGTAACAATAAATAGCAAAGCTTCATGGCATATCATACCACCCAACAAGCAATTCATGCCATTTACAAGATAAGATGTGCGACAATCATAGAGGGGTTACTTGTTCATTGCAAAATGCCAAGCCTATAATCAAAACCTCAAGTGCTCATAGATTCATAACCACTACTATTTTATTCCATAGCAACAAAAGATAACACAGGCAacaataaacataaaagaactATACTGATATACCTCACAAATGCACTAAGGCAACCTATATCAGAATATGTCTTATAGGTGAATTTGCTGAATCTTCTAAGGACAGCATACAGAGTTGATAGCCACGACACAAATGCAATTTCAGTTAAGGCGAACCAAATGGAACGAGAAGGGAAATAACAAGGCAGCAAGacaaaaaatacatatgttttaATTCATACCTCTCATCACAGTTAGAAAACACGACCTACATATTTTTCGATCACTCAATCTTGCATGAGATGGTAATACAAGATTCCAGTAACATATAGGTACGAAAATTCATACCTTTCAATTGAGCCGTGAAAATATTGTAGATCAGTCCAAAGCTTACAGATACCAAATCAACTTAACCGCACAGTTTCCTTTCCTAGTAGTTACAATTTCCTTGATCTAGAGAAAAAAATGAACGAGTAACAATAAATAAACAAAGTAGATAACTTCGTACTAGAAATCTAAAGTAGGCATTTCAGAAATCAGAAGTTCGCAAAGCAACAAAGATTTCAGAGACATTAATACATTTGGCCATTTTCCTAACATCCGATTCTGAGGTCTTGTTTGTAAATAAAGTAATATGCTTACTTTGTCAATAAAGAATGAAAGGCTAGTCATTTAATTGTTAGCATGTTTACACTAGTTCAGGCTAAGGAACAGCATCAGATCAGCAATGATGCACTGAACTTCTGTACACAGCAGAGGCTCTGGTTTCACCTTTTGGGCTCATGCTACACAGAAGGGGGAGGCTGTTGACAAATATCTGACTGCTATGCCAGACCAGCTCTATGATGCATTTGGCACCTTAATAAGTGCCAGATCGCTATAGGAGCTAGGAGCTGAAAATGTGGTTGATTAATACGACAATGTAAACTTAATTCCTTTATTTGAAAAGGCTATTACTGTAAATGTTTATTCAACATATCTTTGTCGAATTCTACAAATAAATTAGTTTGCAACATTCTCTTTTTTTAGGAGTTTGCAAAATTCTTGATTGGACAAATTCCACAACGATAACTCCGGAATTCATGTAGAACAGTTTGGTTACTACAGCACATAAGCATAGGCAAAATCTTAGTAATTCAAGAGCTACTATAAGCGTGGCTAACGAATTTGTTACAAATCCAAGAAAGATGTGAGGAGATCCTCTACCCTTCTAGCCCTTTTATATTATATAAAACAAACCAACCAGATCTAGTTTATAAGACTGAAAAGGAATTAGAAACCATCTTGGGTCCAGCAAGCTGCAGATCACTTGGGAGTCACAGATGAATCTAACAAATTCACAAAAGAATCATACGGATCAAGAAACCGTAGATCCAAGAATCGGAGAAGTGATAGGATCGGAGTTACCTCGTTGTTGAGCCCGACCTGAGTGACTGAGTTTGATGGCGGAGGATGCGGAggggcaggggaggctgtaGATTCGACGGAGTTGAGCACGGAGGTGACGGAGAGATAGGTTCCGGCGCCCTTTGCAACTGCTGCGTCGTTGGCGGTGAGGGAGGTGGCGCTCCGTGCAGGCGCACGCGTGCGAGGCCTAGGAAGCAAGACGAAGAAGAGCCGAACGGGAGCCCGGCCTCgatctcgtcgccgccgccgcccggcgaaTGATTTACCAGCGCAGCGCCGTTCTCGCCCTCTCTACTCCTCGAGTCTTCTGTCCTGACGCGGAACGATAAGCCACCACGAACGGAGGAGGCAGAGCGCCTCTGGTTAGAATCCACGGGCTTAGCCCAACAGGGCACGTCAAAAAGCCAGCCCGATCCAACCAACACTCCTGCCCTCCTGCCCTTTTGAAGAGCCCACAAAGGGCCCAAACACAGGAGCCCATTAATTTGCTGGTCGGTATGGAGGGCTCCTATATATAAGTTGGGGTAAAGTCCATTGTTGGTCATCCAATATATTTGACTTTGATCATCCAACTTTAAAATCGGATATTCTTGACCATCAAATTATTAAAATCATTCATATTTGATCATCGGATAGTTTTGCTAAGCGATTTGGGTGACATGGATGCCACGTGGTGACGATTTTGCTGGCATAGATGACGTGGTTTTACTGACATGAACGTTGCAGGACGATGGGTCTCACCTGCCAGCCCTTCTCTTTGCTCTCTCTTCGCTGAGCCTCACTCACCAGAGAAATTTGACGCTGGTGAAGCACCTCTGTCCAATTTCTTATGCCATAAGCTCCCTTGGGTATCCACGGATCTGTTTCCACCACCGCAGTTGTCAATCTGctttcatcttcctcctctcgccaaTCGATTCCTCCTCGACTCGAGCTCCCTTCTCCTACCAAATTCATCGCTGCCAAGCCATCCCCCCAATAGCCCCTCTGAGCAGTTCCAAGCCCAATCTTCCACCAAAGCAACCTGTCCATAGCCCATCTTCCACCTTGGGCGCTGCCATGTCTATTTTTGGTAGGTCACCGGTGAGCTAGGCCACGGTGGCCACTCGCCGGCAATGGCGTTCGCTATGAGGGAGAGAAGAACGACCGCACGGAAGGCGGATGACCAGTGTCTAGTGGCTAGGTACCCGCGGGTATCGACTGCAACTGCAGCTGTGCCTGCCGAGGCCCCTGTGACCCTAGCAAACGAGGAGAGGGCCGGCAAGCAAGgcgagaagagagagagggaggggagagaagaaatagaggagagagagaaatgagGGGTGATAGGTGGGCTCCACCACCATGTGGCGTCTACGTCAGCAAAATCACCACCAAAACCACCCAATGGTCAAATATGAAAGATTATAAGAGTTTGGTGGCCAAAGATTCCTAGTTTTGAGGTTTGATGGTCAAAACCAAACTGAGACGATAGTCGGATGGCTAAAAATGGATTTTACCCTATAAGTTGGTTAAGCCATCTATCTTTGAAGACCCAACATATCTTCTTCTCCGACGTCGGCGCAGAGCGGCGGATGGCAGTGCCGGAGCTTCGATGGCCCGCACAAGAGCACGTCGGCCGGCGACGAGGCTCCGGTGGGGTAGCCGGCGGCAACGCTCCCACGCAGGCATACGGGGGCACAGGTCGGTACGCGGCGGTAGCAGCGATGGCTCGGCCATGGTGGCGCGATGGCGACGGTGGAACTGTAGTGACATAggggcgctcggcggcggcggtagtcGGTCGCGGCATGGCGCCGCGGTGGCGCTGAAAGGATCGACACtaggcctagaggggggtgaatagaccTGTCTAAAAATTCTCTGAAAAACTTGGCAGAAAACCGtcaggtccggatgatccggccctacgTCGGATGATATGGTCCTTCTCAGGTCCGGATGATCTAACTttaggtcggatgatccgacagcagAAAAGAATCTAACACAAGATTTGAAATTTACTTAGCTTTTCATGATTCCCTTTGAATGCAAAGTTGACAAATGAAGTAACTAGGCCTGTGAAACAGTTTAGCACAAAAGGAATACAACTAACAAGTAGATCAAGACAAAATTAGCTCAAGAACAATAAaaacaacaaaaataaaatagacACAAGATTTATCCCGAAGTTTACTCCACAAAggagctacgtctccgttgaggtgcTCACAAAGAGCAGGGTTGCCCTTTAACCCTTTGCCTCACTCAATCAACCACTTAGGAGGATTGAGATGCTCACTAGCAAGAGTCCACAAAGGACGTGTAATACAAACTTCCGGCGGCTCAACCACAAAGGAATGGAAGCTCACCGGCACCTCTAACCGTCTAGGagcaaagctccaagagtaacaaacgcgAATCGACGAATCAAGGTTGCTTCAAATGCTTCTTGAGATGAACAAGTGCTAGCTCACGGAGTGCTCTCGAATCACACCTCTAATATCACTTCCACTCAATCCCTAGGTGTTTCCTTGCAAGAATCAAACTCTTGGATGGAGAGAAGTGGAGGATTTAGTGCTTTGGAGTTGAGGTTggtcggggagagagagagaaatgaaggaagggggtgaaggggtatatatagtcCCACCCCCGAAAGTGACCGTTGTGTGTTTTCTGGTGGTACTCGGATCATCCGGGATTACCTCGGATCATCTGGGGTAGGAACAGAATAGGCAAAACACACACTGAAATTCCCAGGTTCGGATCATTCGGtgtagggccggatcatccagCCTGGACTGCTCTGGATGCTCACAAGTCACCaagtccggatcatccggcccagggccggatcatccggacttaCTCCGAAACTTTAGGCACTgttgggccggatcatccgacctagTGCAGAAACTTGTGCTGTGAAGGTttttgtgagtgttttctctcaAAAATGTCATCTCAAAAGAAGCATTTAAATAACCTAAAATTCATTCGAATGCATCTatcttgatagtacggtgaatcctatactcaaattcaaaccaaaaattaaaaataaatctcCGAGGAATCCACCATACTAATTTTGAAATTGGGgaccttccttcatcttcttcttgaatttctcattttattcctgcacACACTTTCTCCAAAGCATCATATCCTCAAATTGTGACTatcaaaaatcaccaaaatcaattaggggcctagatgcactttcaatctccccctttttggtgattgatgacaatacCAATTTGGGCTCAAAAAGGAAGAATAAAATTCGAGAATTCTAAACAAGAGATAgaagagctccccctaaatatgtgcataAATATTTCAAAGTGGCCTCAAATGCCAATGCACATATTTAAGTGAACTCCCCCTACAACATTGCAACCATGTGCTTTTGTGTGATATAAAAtctgtgatgcatatgacaagaTCATCACAACAATAAAGTGAGAAATAACATTATATCATCCATAAGCATCACACCATAGATAAATAAAAGGTTCGACATCACACTAGCAAATTAAGTTCTTACAAACCGAAATTATTTCACGTGGCACACACCACACATAACACCATCACAAATAGTTCTTACATGTCCAGTACATAAATAAGATAAGATAGATAGATAAAATGATAGAGCGAAAGCGAATGAGGGGCCTCCAAGCACCAAATTCACTCCCCCTTTAGCATCAAACGCCAAAAAGAAAGCTACTCGTCGTCGCCATCAtcgccatctccatctccatcagATTCAGTCTCCTCATCATCTCCAgcttcttcctcatcatcatcagctGTGCCAGGCATTTCTTGACCCCCATAGTCAAGCTCAACATCATCATCTGGATCCTCTTGTGGCACATAGTCATCCCATGGGTTGTAGACCCTAGGAGGGGTGGGAAAATCCCTAGGCTCACGAACTGGAGAATATGGAAGATCAACCTTGGCCATGATCTCCTTTTGCCTCTTCTCAAGCTTCAGGAGTTTCTCATCCATATACTTTACGTGCTCACGAATCTCCTAGGAGTTTTGGCGACACATATTGAAGCAAGCAAATATACCTTGAGCAATGTATTCCAACTTGCCTTTCTTGCTCTTGGGAGCCCGTCGCCCACGTGAGGTGGAAGGTCCAGGTGAAGCAGGTGCTGCTCGAGAAGATGAAGGGCCTCCTCCAGAAGGTGGGGGGGCCGCTCCAGAAGAAGATGCACCAGGAGTAAAAGTGGATGAATAAGCACTAGGAAAAGGTCCAAGAGGTTCAATACTAGTGCTATGCCTGCCAATGTGGAGAGACTGCTCAATCTTGCCCTTGTTTGAGTGATATGACACATGTAGAGTGCTATGCAAAATGTTGAGCTTGGTCTCAGTCTTGATCATATGAAAAATATAAGGAGCATAGTGACAGGCACTAGTAGGATCTGATGCACAAGTGACAATCTCATTCCAAATGAACTCCATCACAGCAAACTTGCGCTTCCTAGGAGCCATCTGAACTAGCAAATTCTTGGCCCTATGTGATATGTTATCAGAGTCACCCCCTCTAggagtgagagtgaaacggaacAAAGTGTTGAGCAATCTATAAAATGGAGTGAGGCCCTTGACTTGCCCAAGCACAATATCACCATAGGCCCGATCATACATGAAATGCATTCTGGAGGCATCAAGTTCATTACCTTCATGCAGATCCACCTTTGAAGAATCATGATTCACAACCTAGCTGCCACCATAGAAAACTTGATCTCCACCGTGACCAAACAACCAACTGAACTGAGCCATGGTGTGTGAACCATTTCCCTCCAATATGAAACTGAAAGATCCGGTTATCATCACTAATATGAAGTGTGGCATAGAATTGGGCCACCACTTCCTCATTCCAATCACAAGAGAAGCTCATAATCCCCAGCAGATCCATCTTTTGACACTGATCATGAACATCATCAACAACCTCCTTGAGAGGTGAAGCTAATCCCTTCAGATAGTTCCAGTCAATCCACTTCATCTCTGTGGTGACATGCTTCATGGTCATGATGACTGACTCATACCAGTCGGCTTGATGAGCAAACCAAAAACGTGAGTCACCACGAAAGCTATGCTCAAGCTCAGCAGGATCCTCACTATACCTCAAGTGCTCAACTGAGTTGCCACCCCTCTTGTAGTTGACCATTGGAGGATCAAGACGGTGACGATTGGGGTGTTGAACAGTAGCCAAAATATTCTCAAGATGTGAAATATCAATGTCTGACAAAGGATCAGCTAGAGTGGAGCTAGATTGCCCTCTAGAAGTACCTCTGCCTCTCCTTGGTGGATTTCCTGAGCCACGGTCTCTGACATTCCTCTTGGTTGCACCCTTCTTTGTGCTTTGCGGCCTGGTTTGAGTATCCTCATCAGAACTCCCCctataggattcattactgtcGGAGTCGGTGGGGGGATGACCCTTCTTCTTGCTTATCTAGGTTTTCACCATCTAGAACACAAGATAAGTTGCCAAGATTAAAGACATGATGGATAGGAATTGAAAGATTCAAAAAAGAAGTAGTTCATCCCTGAGCATAGCCGAATCATCCGAGTATGCACCAGATCATCCGGACCTGTCTAGGTTCGGATCATCCGGGCTGCGTTCGGGATGAACCCCAAATCCATGAATCCAAGGATTTGGCCAACAAAAACATATGAAACTCTAGGCATGGCCTCTAGATACATATAAGAGATGATTCACTGGAGGAAACACCCTAGAACATCCTACATTGAGAGATCGGGGTGAGAGGATTTTGAATGAAAAATACCTTTGAGATTCCCGCGTGAATCGAAGAGTT
This genomic interval carries:
- the LOC120673314 gene encoding 25.3 kDa vesicle transport protein-like isoform X2, which encodes MVKLTMIARVTDGLPLAEGLDDGRDQKDADFYKQQAKLIFKNLSKGHHEASRMSIETGAYFFHYIIEGRVCYLTMCDRSYPKKLAFQYLEDLKNEFERVNGNQIETAARPYAFIKFDTFIQKTKKLYLDTRTQRNLAKLNDELYEVHQIMTRNVQEVLGVGEKLDQVSEMSSRLTSDTRIYADKAKDLNRQALIRKYAPVAIVIGVVFILFWLKNKIW
- the LOC120673314 gene encoding 25.3 kDa vesicle transport protein-like isoform X1; translated protein: MVKLTMIARVTDGLPLAEGLDDGRDQKDADFYKQQAKLIFKNLSKGHHEASRMSIETGAYFFHYIIEGRVCYLTMCDRSYPKKLAFQYLEDLKNEFERVNGNQIETAARPYAFIKFGMVPEFTRQHYCFILTSDCLIACFFFCLDTFIQKTKKLYLDTRTQRNLAKLNDELYEVHQIMTRNVQEVLGVGEKLDQVSEMSSRLTSDTRIYADKAKDLNRQALIRKYAPVAIVIGVVFILFWLKNKIW